The following are from one region of the Procambarus clarkii isolate CNS0578487 chromosome 52, FALCON_Pclarkii_2.0, whole genome shotgun sequence genome:
- the LOC123763568 gene encoding U5 small nuclear ribonucleoprotein TSSC4, which yields MSSFRLQSGDSGFNSRVDALFSSLQTVAVDLEAQPRVTTEEDEGNEDRDRDVFRKPLGTAVGWRGRGGGPRGRAPRNTTPDYVKNPQKWTRYNMKDTQLLSDRENKQVGLELFDELRTRRIQEDENKEGECGVSDEGGSEAPKIVFKKPTKSADADIIDDEDDGDQPENLASAYFGGAKKLRMQEYVVGKPSRKRSLKKNDSSSLGEAVKESSNKQIKLGHLMFEDEEV from the coding sequence ATGTCATCATTCCGGTTGCAGTCTGGTGATTCTGGGTTCAACAGTCGTGTAGACGCGCTTTTCAGCTCCTTGCAAACTGTGGCAGTGGACTTGGAGGCTCAGCCGAGGGTTACTACTGAAGAGGATGAAGGTAACGAGGACAGGGACAGAGATGTGTTTCGTAAACCTCTAGGCACAGCTGTTGGTTGGCGTGGACGGGGAGGAGGCCCCAGGGGCCGTGCTCCCAGAAACACCACTCCGGACTATGTAAAAAATCCACAAAAATGGACCCGATACAACATGAAGGATACACAGCTCCTCAGTGATAGGGAGAATAAGCAGGTAGGACTCGAGTTGTTTGATGAACTACGGACACGAAGAATCCAGGAAGATGAGAATAAGGAGGGCGAGTGTGGCGTTAGTGACGAAGGTGGTAGCGAGGCCCCAAAAATAGTGTTCAAGAAACCAACAAAATCAGCAGATGCTGACATAATTGATGATGAGGATGATGGTGACCAGCCAGAGAATTTAGCCAGTGCTTACTTTGGGGGGGCTAAGAAGTTGAGGATGCAGGAGTATGTTGTCGGAAAACCATCCCGTAAACGCAGTTTAAAGAAAAATGATAGTTCAAGTTTAGGAGAGGCAGTGAAGGAAAGTTCAAATAAGCAGATAAAACTTGGCCATCTTATGTTTGAAGATGAGGAGGTCTAG
- the Jwa gene encoding PRA1 family protein 3 gives MAEAEGLSVSPLRSLDDFLMESARFQIPNFKDADKWANRVIQNLLYYQTNYFLTYFLVFTVVGVIHPTKMFCGMTAIGLAFGLFYYLTNNKQPAVAFKKDHPILSLIILILGVYFIVYLLGSVVVFLMGILLPIMVIFVHASMRLRNLKNKLMNKVEYLGLKRTPMGVILDALGLEQDFLMSKLNVDGSFKFLDSFVKMPGKPN, from the exons ATGGCCGAGGCGGAAGGATTATCGGTGTCTCCTCTTCGGAGTCTCGATGACTTTTTGATGGAATCTGCCAGGTTTCAGATTCCAAACTTCAAGGATGCGGACAAATGGGCGAACCGAGTGATCCAAAATCTCCTCTACTACCAGACCAACTATTTCCTGACGTACTTCCTCGTGTTCACTGTTGTCGG TGTCATTCACCCTACCAAGATGTTCTGCGGCATGACAGCGATAGGCTTAGCCTTTGGACTTTTTTATTACTTGACAAATAACAAACAACCAGCTGTTGCGTTCAAGAAGGACCACCCCATCCTTTCACTTATCATCCTCATTCTGGGAGTGTATTTCATTGTTTATCTCCTTGGATCTGTTGTGGTATTTCTCATGGGAATTCTTTTGCCAATTATGG TGATCTTTGTGCATGCCTCCATGAGACTGCGGAACCTGAAGAATAAGCTTATGAATAAAGTGGAGTATCTGGGCCTCAAGCGCACTCCAATGGGTGTGATCCTCGATGCATTAGGCCTGGAACAGGACTTCCTCAT GTCCAAATTGAATGTTGATGGGAGTTTCAAATTCCTCGACTCTTTCGTCAAGATGCCTGGGAAGCCCAACTAA